One Phalacrocorax carbo chromosome 26, bPhaCar2.1, whole genome shotgun sequence genomic window, CAAGCAGAGAgagacacaaaacaaaacaaaacaactggcaAGAGCCTGTGGAGGGTGTGAGAAGCCAAGATTTAAAATCAGACCTTGAAATAGTGCTgactcagcacagctgctgagCACGCAGCCGGGGGACTGCTGGTGTCACGAGCGGCTCTGGGAGGTGACACTGACCgccagcacaggctgggtgTTCCCCGTTGATGCCATGAGAAGccgaaatcaggactcaatagtctgaatGACTGTTAAGCAGGTATGCttttattgcagcgctggaggcacgggggatcactcctcctaatgtgtCCGCACAGGGTTAGGTGCTTCTACAGGCTTTGCATACCTCTTCCTTACTTTTCCGAGAAAAGCtataaatattcattatttaaCAAGAACTCATTATCATATGCAGATTTCATTtgcgcatgcctgttggtgGCCCTGGGTGGCCGTCgggggtctctggatgaaggatatactcttcctcactgtgtccgctAGTTACCTTTTGCTTTCGCGCAAGGTCAGTTCTGAGATCACGTATATCCTGTCCCtgagggatggtctgttctggtttagtgttttgctctgcagttccttatcttcaTGGTTGTGTCCATCTGCTTCTTATGAGGTCAGACGTCGCCATCATAAATTTGTGtcggcgcttcttgtcttgaagcctttctgactcccccaaagcaacaggTTCTAGTCATATCAGTTCTAACTCTATCAGTGGCCAACAGCCccgggcttgtatcaggaacagcgTGGCCgacaggagcagggcagggatggtgcccctgtgctcggcactggtgaggccacgcCTTgcatattgtgttcagttttgggcctcgCAGTgcaagaaggaccttgaggtgctgaagcgtgtccagagaagggcaacgaagccggggaagggtctggagagcaggtcttgtgaggagaggttgagagaactggggttgtttggcctggagaagaggaggctgagaggagaccttatcgctctctgcaactacctgaaaggaggctgttgTGACATGGGTGTTGGTCTTTCAAGTTACTCATGtggaatgagaggaaatggcttcaagatgtgtcaggggaggcttagattggatagtaggaaaaatttctttactgtaggagtggtcaggcattggaaccgGCTGCTgtgagaggtgggggagtcaccgtccctggaggtgttcaaacaATGTGTAGATGcggcacttgagggcatggtttaggagacatggtaatGTTGGGTTAACGGTTtgacctgatgatcctagaggtcttttccaatcttaatgattctatgtttctatgatccTATGGAAGGATTTGCTAAAACCCTCATCCATCACCTTGCTTCTTGCCAAGTTTCCCCCCCCACCTTGCATCTGTAGGCACTGCCAATCACTACCTAATGACTAACTGAGAAGCTAAGAAGCTCTCAAGGCCTCCCATCTCCTCCTCAAGGGATGTCCCTGTTTCTCCAGTCACCACTCATGCATCCTAAACACACCAGCTGAGGCAGCTCACCTTGGTGAGGGGAGGACCTCCCCGAGGCACCTCTGTGCTCTTTGAGGTCGGAGCGCTTGTgcaaggctgcaggaggagttCGTTTGGTGCCCAGCACTGTACTGCAGGTGGTTGGTCTGCAGTGGGCGGGGAACGAGACAGGGCTGCTCCCAGAAATGGCGTGGGAGGGGAGGTCCGGGGGTCAGGGAAAGCAGGGTGGACATTCAGGGTGAtggtgtttcccttcccaagtcaccatttcGCGTGACAAAGCTTCTCTGGAAATGGCCGCCCatctgcctgccgatgggaagcaCTACACAGCTCACTTTGGGAGTCTCTGTGGCGCAATTGGCCAGCGTATTTGGCTGTTAACTGAAAGGCTGGTGGCTCGAGCCCACCCGGGGACAGGTTCCCCTTaccctgcccatggcagtggggttggaactagatgattttaaggtcccttccaacccaaaccattctctgGCTCTGTCAAAAGAGGAGGCTATTCAGTCCCCTCAGCAAAGGCCgaggaaggaaagcaacctGAGACAAATTCCTTGTTCTGACCCATGAGTTTTTATGACTTTGCCCTTCTCTCCCCTGCtcagggggagtgagcaagcagctgggtgggggctTAGCTGCCACCTGGGGTCAAAATACCATGTAATTTGCCTTATTTCTACTTGCAATAAATCCAGGAGCGGTAACATGCTCTCacataatttcttcttcttgatGACAGTAAACTTTATTTGTTTAGTGTTATTCCTCTTAGTCATTCTTCCTTGACAAGACAGTTATTTCTCTGTATTATGCTCTGGCATGAAGTTATTAGAACAGCACTTTTTCTCGCCATTCCAACTGTCATCATTTAATGGCAACACCATTCCTCGCCAGGGGGAGGAATGAGAGCCTcattcaggctggaaggcaccttCCTAGATATCTGTAGGAAACATTCTGCTCGAAGCAGGATCACACCAGCTTTCTCATGGTTTCATCCAGATGGGTCTTTGaaacttccagggatggaggcagcgCACACTCTCTGGGAAATGGCTTCCCGTGTCTGACTGTCCTCACATTGCAAAAGCTTCTCCCTATATTGAGCCTGAGCCGCTCGTGTTTCAAAGTCCATTGcctcctgtgctcctgccttgcaCCACAGAGTCTTCTTGGAAGCCTCACCACAGGCAATGCAAGTCTAGTACATCCTCCCCGCAAAGCCCTCCATGCTCCGGGGTGGACAAGTGCTGCTCCTTCAGCCTCTCCTAAGAGGACAAAGTGCTCCAGTCGTGACCACCTCTGTGGTCCTCCAATGATTGCTGATGTCTCTCTGACATTGTGTGGAACCAAAACCTGGGCCAGTCTTCTGGATGTGGTGTAacaagtgctgagcagagggagatAATCACTTCCCCTGGCTGTGCTagtgctcctgcagcccagggtgctgttggccatCTTTGCTGGTGGCTCATCTCTTGCCTAACGTAACCCAAAGCCCTGCAGACCCTTCCCTGCAGAGCTACTACCTGCCAAGGCAGTCCCTGGCCTATGACACTGTAGAGTCTACATCCTCTTTAGGAGCAGGACCTTGGCTGAATCTTTACTGGATACCATGTGGTTGGTGACAAAGAGGATGGTGACAGACCATGAGCAGAGAGGATGGTGACAGACAAGCCAACCTGAGTAAACCcagtcaccttctccttcagtcaGCCGGCAATGGGATCCAAGTGAACACGGTCTGGGGCACAGCCTTTCACTCCTCCGCACATCCTTTGGGCACTGGGGAAAGGTGCATGCGATGTTTGTATTTTCCCCATGCTCAGGGAATTCCCACAGACTCCATGGCCTTTGAAAGACAATGGGGAGTGGCTTCCCTGGGACACTGGCCTGCTCACTCAGCTCCCTGCGAtgctgcccctcctgtcccatgGGCTGGGAGGGATTGTGTTTGCTCAAGTGATCCCTGACTTGACCCCATCCCCCGCTGCCTGATCTCCTCCAGAGTCCTGCCCTGAGTCCCAGAGGCCTGGGAGACCTGGCTGgggaaggctgaggcaaagagggCACAGAGAATCTCACACCTCTCTACCCCTGCCCTTACTAAATCCAGCAGTGCCACACAGtgtctttgcttctcctttagCTGTTCCTGAAGTAGGAAACGCTCCTTATGGTGCCCTTGAGTTGCCTTTTGAGTTCAGACTGAGTTTGGATCTGGACCCTTGCTGAGATTGGGGGATGCTGTCCTGAGCTCTGCAACCATGTCACAGCTCTGGCTCTTCAATGGAACACATCCTGCCAGTTCGGAGAAATTAGATCCTTCCCTGCCACCTTCCTGCTGCCCTGTCTAATGATGGGACAAAAGAAAGTGATTGTCGTGCCCAAATCATTTCCTCGTAGGAGAAATaacagtgctggaaagcagcccctccccccagctgagGGAGGGAGCATCAGGGATTCCTGCaggctgtttcacagcaggttcccccggagccccagggacacctCATGGGAGCCCcgaggggcagagaaagggctgccttgggctgtgcctctgctgccgagctgggctgggctcctggcgtggagggagctgctggcaatgaggcagcgctgccgagagacagctctgcccaggagcagctcctctgccaagcgcagcagggctgagggcactgcctgcaggcgccgagggcagaggagctgggcagggagaggggaaaggcagcctggggtggggggatgctgggagcTGACTGGGGGAGAAACCTTCACAGCCCCTCTACATGGTAAGTGTCTGGGTGCAGGACAATGCAGCTGGTGTTCCTGGATGGACATCCAACAGCTGCTCCATCCCACAGCATAGATGGTCCCTGTTGAGGACTCTCATAGTTGCCCttgcacagaggaggaggacatgctgaggagcagcacttCCCTGCTGCACTGTCAGAAGGACAGGACACGGCGGCTGCCTTCAcccagggatgctgcagggctttgcaggcATGTGTGCATCCAGGGGTGCATAAGGCTGTCCTTGTGAGCAGGGTCCCTGCgccccaggggtctgtgtgctggggcagggactctgCCGCCTGCCAGGCTCAGCACTCAACCTGCCTCGGGAGCTCCCACAGCGCTGTGGGGACAAGCTGTGGGTGGAAGGAGTgaccctggcagggcagggtccTTCTGCTGTCCAGAGGGTGCTGCTTGGGTCAGGCTGCTCAGACTTCTCCATCACCCTGTGGGTGTTTGCAGAGGATCCTTTTAAAGGTGGATGTTAAGGTTGGGAATTACCTGAAAGGGAATAAGTGTGTGCTTTGAGCTTTCTCTTCTTGGTTGTCTGGGTGGGCAGTGGGAGATGGGAATGTATTTCTGTGCTCTGGGGTAGGCATGGAGACCCCAGCTCTCGTCAGGACTTGTCTGAGCTGCTCCTTAGCCCCTGCACGCACAGAGCTGTCCCTGGGCAGggccctgctgccaggaggtgtgtgcagggcagagctgagcacacAGCGTGTGTGGGATGGGCTCTGTGatcagggagagggaggagacgTGGGGACAGAGAAAGTGGTCCTGCCCAAGAAGAGCTCCAGGCAGCAGAGGCATGgtcagggaggaagaaagatgcTCCCAGCAAAGCCGTGGGAGGAGGGACTCCGGCgtctccctgccatccctgcAGTGCAGATGCTTTCCCTTGAGCAACTCCCTGGTCTCCCCACTCCCACAGCAAATCCCCTGCCCTTAATATCCTGGGGACATGGCCAGGAGTTACCCTGCCGGCCGCCTGACCACCAAGAGCAGAAAAACTGCAGTATCCGACTGGgtttccctctcctgcctccctcgGCAGGCTACTTTGGCATattctcctcttctccctgccacccttgtTCTTACTGTTACAGGCAGTGGTGGTGGGGCGTGAGGATTCAACTACAGCTCCGACACCAATGCTGCGTGTACTGTCATGCACGTATGTCCATGGAGGAACCGCATCCAACTCTCAGCCTTTTAACCTTTGGGTCTCTGGGTACTGCAGTGCATGTGGCTGCAATGATCTCACCCTCTCCTCAGGATGGCACAAGTGTAGGCAGTGGGAGTGTTTCCTcgggaggtgctgctgggctgcaggctgcCCTCCAGTAGGGCAAAGCTCTCCCAGAGCATCTCTGTGTTGTGCAGGAGCCCCATGGAGAAGACGCCTCCCTGCTCAGGCCATGGAAAGGCTGCTGTGTGGCTGGATGTGGGCAGCTGTAATGAGCCCTCTGTGTCCCtggctgggagagcagagctgagatCCTCCTCAGGTAcgatggggctgggaggggtttGGATATCTGCACTCAGAAACTGGGTTCCTCTGCTCCCAGCGCATCCTGTTTCTTTTGGGGAGAACACCCGAGTGCGATAGTCCTCCAGCTGAAAGAGCTGCcggcacagagcagctgagacCAGGGCTGATGGACAGACCGGCTGTGCTCCCTCGGCACCAAGGGACAGTCCCTTTGCCTCTCAGGGCCCACAAGATTTCAcctgcagtgcagcagaaatgccaggGGTTTCTGCACCCAAAGCACCCCTCAGCTGTGGTGGGGCAACTGCAACAGAAGACACAGAACACAAcccccacagctctgctctgcactcaGGTGAGTTGGGAGCGACAATACTGAAAAGCTCTTTGATATCAGGAGTGCATTTAGTCTGAGATCACCCTGTGTTAATCTTTACCTGTTGCTGTAGGGCAGGAGTGACTCCTGCAGAGCCCACAGCAGAGGGCTCCTGCTCCCTGGGGTACcctccctctgccagcaccaACCTGAGCTCACCACCGTTATTCCTGACAAGGGAAAGGCAGCCTGGGGGGAGTTCTGaaagaaacacaatagtttTTTATCCAAGAAGTCTGCCCTAACTTCCACGTCCTTTACCTGCTTGTTCAGGGCTCCacacccagaggcagcagatgtcgaacagcagctccatcacccacttcctcctcctggcattTGCAGACacgcgggagctgcagctcctgcacttctggctctccctggccatctacctggctgccctcctgggcaacGGGCTCATCGTCACCGCCATCGCCTGCGACCACCGCCTCCACACccccatgtacttcttcctcctcaacctctccctcctcgacctgggctccatctctgccactctccccaaatccatggcCAATTCCCTCTGGGACACCAGGGGCATCTCCTACATGGGATGTGCTGCACaagcctttctgtttctctttttgataTCAGCAGAGTTTTATCTCCTCACGGTCGTGGCCTACGACCGCTACGTGGCCATCTGCAAACCCCTGCACTACGGgaccctgctgggcagcagagcttgtgcccacatggcagcagctgcctgggccggTGGGTTTCTCAGTGCTCTGCTGCACACGGCCAGTACATTTTCactgcccctctgccatggcaatgccctggcccagttcttctgtgaaatccccCAGATCCTCAAGCTCTCCTGCTCAGGCACCTACCTCAGGGAAGTTGGGCTTATTGTAGTTAGTGCCTCGTCATTctttggctgttttgttttcatggtgCTGTCCTATGTGCAGatcttcagggctgtgctgaggctcccctctgagcagggacggcacaaagccttttccacgTGCCTCCCTCACCTGGCCGTGGTCTCCCTGTTTATCAGCACTGGCACGTTTGCCCACCTGAAGcctccctccatctcctccccatccctggacctggtggtggcagtgctgtactCGGTGGTGCCTCCAGCAGTGAACCCCCTCATCTACAGCATGAGGAACCAGGAGGTCAAGGATGCCGTGTGGAAACTGATCACTGGGTGGTTTCCAGGACCTATTGTAGGTCACTGTcctggttcagcctcagctggcaactgaacaccacgcagccgcccgctcaccccccccccacccctgtgggatggggaagagaatcggacaagcaaaagaacttgtgggttgagataagcacagtttaataactacaatagaatgatgatgataaatgattatgataataatgacagtaatgttaatataataaaagggaaaaggaaggaaagggaaaacagggaaaaaaaacgcagaaacacgaacgatacaaccgctcaccacccgccgaccgacgctgcccgtccccgagccgcgattgctccctccctcccccggccagcccctcccaggtagcatactgggcatgacattacatgatatggaatatccctttggtcagtttgaatccgctctcttagctgtgccccctcccctcccagcttcttgtgcacccagcagagcatgggaggctggacatgtccttgactagtatcagcgctgcccagcaacagcccaaacatctgtgtgttatctcaacaggttttttttccatgctaatttcaaagcacagcactataccagctagagtgaagaaaattaactctatcccagctgaaaccatgacagtcacTATTCAATATATGTCTCATAACGCTACTTAAGACAGGCCCAGCTTTTattaggttttgggtttgtcATTTTTGCTGggtgggatttttattttcttcctttttctccttctgataATATTGTATGCAAAGAAATACAGACCTTCCACTTTGGCTTCATTATCTACCTCACCCCCCACCACACTGCAATGAGGTACCACTGGTGCTGAGTTAGTGAGAGAGAACTGCCTGCACTTGGTAGCTCACTGTTTCCTAGATGCACTagatttctcttctgctctctaAAGCTTTGACGTATGTAACCACAGTTAGGTAGAAGGTACATTGTTAGACTGTTTCATGGAGGCAGAATACAAGGCTTGGCTGAGTATCTGCCCATGTTGTGCAAGGATTATTTAGCAAAAGCAGTCACAGAACCttgctttctgttctctcttcaAAACTACATGATATATAACTCTGACAATGAATAAAGGTTAAATATCAGACTCACATGACATTATGCTAGGTGTCCTAAGATTTGCTAATAGGGTTTCATATTTTAGGTATTAGTAAAACTCACCAGATTATGGAAAATTGGAAAATAGTTCTCATTTGGTCTGCTACCCTTCCCTCACTGCCTTCTACATGTCACACTGACTGCATTCATCTCTGAAACCTTCACTGTCATGTTCTCTTCTCTGAGTTAGAACCACTGCCAAAGTGCGCCCATGTTTATAGAGGcgggtttttttggtttatgTTACTGTTTGTGGTACAAATAGCTACTTTCACCTTGGACTTGTACCTTTTTTTGGATGTATTTAGTTCTGAGGTAGTATTGTCTATATTTGGGTCAGTGCTCACAAAGTTTGGCTTCCataattttctattaatattaataaagccCATCCCCCTAGCATATGGGATGCAGAAGACACTGCAAAGCAAGCTGTTATAGAGCTTGAAAAGGTTTATGAGCTGAAAAATTTGAGTTTGGAGGGGGAATATAAACTTTCGCAATTTCCAAATGCTGATGCTAAATCCATTCAGATATAAATCAAACCCATCAGGAGCACTCTGCTCTTTAGGTGCTTTATCCTAGCatgtttttattcattattCCTTCCTCAGTTGGCGGTTGTACATGAAAgctgttaaaatgaaataaataatgtaTTCCTGTGAAGATGATTAGTATATTTTGGAACTCAGAAATGGTAGAAAAGTTGGGTAATATTTCAGCATAAATAGCAATGTGAGTagcttttttgtcttaaaattcCTAGTCCAGGATGTAGATAGTTAGGTCATAATCTCTCTGGAAATTTCCCAGTGTTGGCTAGGCTTTGAATGATGATTTTTGTTACTGGGAATCTCGTGCATCTTTATGTAGGGTAGAGTCAAATAATAGAGGCTTTGAAATGAACAGCATTAATATATGTTTGCATACATTCACATATATTTCATATGGTTTCATACATCACATCCATTTCACCtggacatttattttaattggtgTGACGGTATCTCACTTGATGCTTCCTTTTGAAACTGCATTAAATTTGTTGCACACTAAAAATATCTTAGTGTTAGAAGCATTTGTGTGGCTCCGTCTGTACCCGGTGCTATTTTGGGAGACCTCTGTGATTGGTCTGTCTCTGCTGTTGCTCTTTCTTGGGAATTGGATGTCGCTTTCCTGTTTAAACATTGGCATTCATTCAAGATATACCCATCTGcagttgttttcctttgagTTTGCGACAATTCAACTTCCTTGCTATCAAATCTTTACTGATATCTCCAGGAACTGTATGGAAGCCCTCAATCACTTCATGCTCTGtggaaaagcaaagatgaagatgaaatgcctcatcaaataattttttaagccATTACTAGAAGGTTTCTTTGAACAAAGCGACAACTAAGATTGTGTTCAACATATATCAAAAGCAAAGGTCTGAGAACCACTTATGCAGACGTCATAAACAAGAACCAGGATCCCATGCAGTCCCTGGTCTTGCGTCATTACCCCAGCTCATAAAAAGTTAGACTGGATTTTGTCAGCAAATATAATCATGGCTGTGCAGATACCTCCAGGTGACGGAAGAGCACATTTAATTGAGGATTGGTGTGTTTTGACCATGGAGAGTTAATTCTCCTTGGTGCACAAGAGGTTGACCAGTTGCTGGGAGACAGAGAAGATTTTCAAGTTCCCTTGCATAGACAGCTTTTTCATATTGTGGTCCACCAACCACCTGGCCTTGAGCATACCTTGCCTGCTGGCCATTGGGAAGAAACTTCTCTGCATGTGAGTATTTATTTCTTACTATAACAAAATTAATGAGCCAATGATCCACTTTCTAACCTGTTTGTTTATCCTTATGCCTCTAGTGGTACCTGCAGGAGCAGCATAAAGCTATCTCAGGGGTCTTCCTGCAGATCTCCCCTTCAATTTATCATGGTCTAGTTTTCTCTCTTGCTCAGTGTTTTTTCCTGGTAGAAAGTATGCTAGTTCATCAGCCAGAAACACTAATAGGATTTTTCCCTACAAAAGACTTACTgtgatacattaaaaaaaaatcaagcagtaAAGTACCAATAACGTAAACATGTAATGTGCTGAATAATCATTACAGTATTTCACCTGGAATGTGTATCTGTCTGCAGAGGTGCTCAGCTATGGATCTAACATGCTGCTAGCAGAGATGCTGATCATCCCTAAATAGGAGCTTCATCTTTCTAGTTGTGCAGGGCATCCAGTGAGACCCTCATGTTGAAGAGCATCAGTGGGGAGCTCCTGctggctttcctttctgtttccctcCTTCAGGGTTCACCTGCTGATGGCTGCCAGCATGCCAGGATCCACAGCTGGCCCATGGAGATGCAGCTCCCTGTGCATCAGACACAGTAATAGTTTCTCCAGGGTCAGTTTCCAGTCCCTCAATCAGGTGACTAATTGTCCTTTTTCACCGTATTTAACTTTTATCAGGTACAAATCTTGATACAGCAGTGTTATCCTCATTCATGTTCGCTCACTGTAGGGTAGTGTGGTGAGAAGTGCAACAGGATGTACAGAGTACAGCAGGGTTCAGTTGCTCAGCTGCCTGAATCCACAGAAACCAGGCTCTGGTTTCCTTCTGTATCTGTAAAATCAGTTCCTTTTTAGTAAATTGTACCATTTTTACTTCTTGTCATCTaatgtaattttcttaattGGCTAATTGCTTTATCCATATGCCAAGCATAAGTCAACTGCCATGGAAGTGTCATTCATTAGCTGCATCTATGTTCACTTAGCCCAGCACATCTTTACATGCTGTGTTTGAATTTCTTCTGCAGTGCATTTCCTCTTGCAGTACCACATATATCCTGTGTAGGCCCTCCCTAGTCCTTTGGCTACAGATACATGGCTTGTTAGAATAATTGGACACCTTGTTTTGCAGTTGTGCTGAACTCTCCCTTTGCTTACATTTCAAAGTATGCTTCCTGGTTTCTGCTTCCTGAGGTCAGGAGGAGGTCTCCCAGCATTAACACTTCTTGCAGAAGTGCAAATGCCATGGCTAACCAGTTTGTTAGTAAGCATTTGAACGAAGTATTTGAATGGAGTATTTGTGTAGCCCCTCCCTGTTGACACTGAAAGAATCtcttgaaaataaagcagaaaataaaaatctgttttggtAGTAATTTGAATCGAATAATCCTGATATTTTCAGGCATGTACGCCAACAGCTCACTCCAAAAGCTCTCAGGACATTTCTAACAGCCAGGAGTTCTGGTACATTTTAGGTGTACACAGAGGTTCCACTTGTCAGGGTTTGAGACACTTGGAAATAGCAGTGAAACAACTTCTTTTCTTTGGTGACTTCAGTACTAATGGTGTAAATAGGATGGAGATAGGGAGAGCTGTGATATATGCTAAATCAAGAAGTCActatttgttcattttcttactTTATGTGGGATTTGCATGCAAGCAGAGGATCTCTTCCAGGACAGAGCCATCATCCACAGCCATTCTGTTAGGCCAGTTTCAAAGAGGAAAGGACAAGGGAGACTGAGAAATGTATAGATTTGTTGGGCCTGATACAGGAGGAAGTGGACAGTGTCTCTGTCACTTAGAGCTACCTAAAGAGAAACTTCCAGCCATCGGAGGAAAGATGAGAAGCTGCATAAGCACGTTACTGAACCTTGTGATTCAGCATTGCGCCCGAGCTCAATACATTCTAGAGCCTCAttttctctcagcctttcctaaTATACTGTATCTTAACAATTCACTCAGCTTGTGTGTGCTGTCTGGTTGCAGATTTTTCAAGGCAAGCACTGtctgtgtatttctgtgtttttacatcccccagcccagctggatCTCACTGTTACCTGGTCCTTAGACACTGCTGATGCCAGCAAATCCACCAGAAAAGATACTTTCCTTGAATTTAGAAAGTGAGTTTAGAGAATGGAATTCCTGGTGTAGGAATGCATAAAATGCAAGATATCTTAAGACAAGTCATTTAGATCCATGATGAGTTTGTGCATAAATCAAAGTGCAGAACTATTTCGTAGGTTTCCCTTTGACACGTGTGTTGGAAACAtactaaaattacttttatttccctttaatTCTTCACTGTTTCCTGTGCAATTACGTATTTGTGTCCATTTGCCTTCTGACAAGATTTAATGCATACTTTTCAGCATACAATTTAGTAGAAAGTTACATTCACCTCTCAGACCTAAGGGCTAAATCTGCCATCAGCACCCACATCATGCCATGAAAACTGCTAAAGAACAGCAGTCCATAGTTCATGTGTGAAAACCTGTCAACCAAAAGCTGCTCATTTGTGCCCATTTTTTTATCTCTGTTCACATAAGTATGGAGTATAAGGTATTACTTTTGACATAGCGTGcgtatttatttgtttactgTGGTGTAGAAAAGAAGCTATTAGTTATTTCTGTTAGGGGTTTGACCCCTTTGGCTGAATCACTTGAGCTGGCTTGTTGCATTTGTTCTCATTTTGCAGTTCATACCCTCACCCTTTAACTTTTCGCGAACGTGGGCCAGCTGTTGCACCTGTACAAATCCCGCTGGGCGCTCTGCTCTCAGGATTGGTGCCACGATGCAGGGAAGCTGTATTCAGCAGGGTCATATTAACGTTAGGAGTTAAGATACTATTTGTCCCACTGGTTTTGGCATGACTCATGTTCAGTAGATAATTAGAACCTCATGCCAAACTTTTGCTATTCCCATCCTAAAATggagcaattattttttttacatgtgtTAACTATAATTGCTACTGGGATTGACAATTGTATTACTAATTCAACAATTACTTCGTTATGAGGCACTAATAGGAAAAAATTTGCTTGACGTCTAAAATCTCTCTCGTGAATTAATTCTTAATTCTGTACATAATTTTGCCT contains:
- the LOC135317505 gene encoding olfactory receptor 14A16-like, which gives rise to MSNSSSITHFLLLAFADTRELQLLHFWLSLAIYLAALLGNGLIVTAIACDHRLHTPMYFFLLNLSLLDLGSISATLPKSMANSLWDTRGISYMGCAAQAFLFLFLISAEFYLLTVVAYDRYVAICKPLHYGTLLGSRACAHMAAAAWAGGFLSALLHTASTFSLPLCHGNALAQFFCEIPQILKLSCSGTYLREVGLIVVSASSFFGCFVFMVLSYVQIFRAVLRLPSEQGRHKAFSTCLPHLAVVSLFISTGTFAHLKPPSISSPSLDLVVAVLYSVVPPAVNPLIYSMRNQEVKDAVWKLITGYLLKAINCFKISSNE